In Pirellulales bacterium, the genomic window CGCCATTGCACGCGTACATCGCCCTGTTCGCTCGCCGGCGCATTGTTGAATTGATTCTTATTATCTCGACAAGACATTTCAGGACCGAGCTAGAAATCACCCTATGTCGCAACATCTCGCTTTATTGGGAGGTCGCCCTGTCCGAGAGCGTCCCTTCACGTCCTGGCCCATCTTCGAAGAGAACGAGGAAGCGCGTCTGTTGGGCGCTCTGCGCAGCGGCCGCTGGGGTCGGTTAGACGGCAATGAGGTCGCCGAGTTCGAAGAACGGTTCGCCGCCATGCACGGTTGCCAGCACGGCATCGCGGTGGTCAACGGCACCGTGTCGCTGCGATTGAGCTTGATCGCGGCCGGGCTAGAAGCCGAGAGCGAAGTCATCATACCGCCGTACACGTTCTTTTCGACGGCCTCGGCTGTGGTCGAGGCCAACATGGTGCCCGTGTTCGCAGACGTGGATTTGGGTACGTTCAATCTCGATCCACAGGCTGTCGAGGTAGCCATCACGCCGCGCACGCGCGCAATCATCCCTGTCCATTTCGCCGGTCAACCGGCCGACATGGATGCGATCATGGCGATCGCAAAGAAGCACGAGTTGCTAGTTATCGAGGACGCCGCCCACGCGCACGGTGCCAGCTACAAAAATCGTCCTGCCGGCAGCCTGGCCGACGTGGCGTCGTTCTCGTTCCAATCGAGCAAGAACCTCACCTGCGGCGAGGGGGGCATCATTACCACCAACGACGCGCAGCTGGCCGCTTCCTGCCGCTCGCTGCACAATTGCGGTCGCATCCCGACCGGCGTGTGGTACGAGCACCATATTGTTTCCGGCAACTACCGACTGGGAGAATTGCAAGGGGCGCTGCTCAATGCGCAGCTCGACCGGCTGGAACAACAAACTACGACTCGTGACAACAACGGCAAGTATCTAAGCGAACGGCTCAAGAGTTTCCCGGGCCTTTTCTCGCAAGAGCGCCCTGAATACTGTACCCGTCATGCTTATCATCTTTTCATGATGCGGGTCGACGCTCAGGAATTTGGCGCTCCACGCGCCGCTGTGATCGCGGCCCTGCGGGCCGAAGGAATACCCTGTTCGCCCGGTTACGGATATTCTCTGCCGCAACAGCCCATGTTCAGCAACCGTGCCTTCGGCCCGTACTTGGCACGGGTGGCCGACCTGCTGGACTACGACCAGGTGCATTGTCCAAACAGCGATCTGCTATGTCGCGAACAAGCCCTGTGGTTGGAGCAGGGGATGTTTCTCGGTCCGCGGTCGGACATGGACGATATCTGCCGTGCTTTTGAAAAAGTATACGGCGGGCGCGCTGCGCTGGCCGACTGGTCCTGTAGCGCTGGCGCACGGTGACGTCGATTGGGCACGAAGCCCGGCGAGCGTGCATTACAGTGAATGCCGAAAGATCCACCGCGCCGGCGATCATTTCGCAGACGCAGG contains:
- a CDS encoding DegT/DnrJ/EryC1/StrS family aminotransferase is translated as MSQHLALLGGRPVRERPFTSWPIFEENEEARLLGALRSGRWGRLDGNEVAEFEERFAAMHGCQHGIAVVNGTVSLRLSLIAAGLEAESEVIIPPYTFFSTASAVVEANMVPVFADVDLGTFNLDPQAVEVAITPRTRAIIPVHFAGQPADMDAIMAIAKKHELLVIEDAAHAHGASYKNRPAGSLADVASFSFQSSKNLTCGEGGIITTNDAQLAASCRSLHNCGRIPTGVWYEHHIVSGNYRLGELQGALLNAQLDRLEQQTTTRDNNGKYLSERLKSFPGLFSQERPEYCTRHAYHLFMMRVDAQEFGAPRAAVIAALRAEGIPCSPGYGYSLPQQPMFSNRAFGPYLARVADLLDYDQVHCPNSDLLCREQALWLEQGMFLGPRSDMDDICRAFEKVYGGRAALADWSCSAGAR